Proteins encoded together in one Fibrobacter sp. UWP2 window:
- a CDS encoding RodZ family helix-turn-helix domain-containing protein: MTNLNPIEDKRPDERLGAYLTRAREARGLSVDDLANLTRLTVKNIVLIESGDWKAFQVEAYLRGYLNSICNKLGLDSKHVLDWYSAECGSKYASLLAETPAKPVKVKKLDDEDLKPKSKAVPIVIVVLGLAFVVGSHFLKDLGNAEAVAEQPKATVVEEPVAAETPEMPEGAEAVPADSLQVDFAAVDSVKKASDSTVTQAQVDEAIKKSDLPESATIFISSTSTKKDSAEVKPVSNHGKTKFELIASGEMRTWVGLKRHEDDGAFLKEANLAKAGVKMVYNSSDTLYVVIGEPRAISKLILNGVETPLPEMKFGRVTRFTVYDGAILPVGTN, translated from the coding sequence ATGACGAATTTGAACCCCATAGAAGACAAAAGGCCCGATGAAAGACTCGGCGCTTATTTGACGCGTGCTCGCGAAGCACGTGGGTTGTCTGTGGATGATTTGGCGAACTTGACCAGGCTTACGGTCAAGAACATCGTACTTATTGAAAGCGGCGACTGGAAGGCCTTCCAGGTAGAAGCCTACCTTCGCGGTTACTTGAATTCCATTTGTAACAAACTTGGCTTGGACTCGAAGCACGTGCTGGATTGGTACAGTGCCGAGTGCGGTTCCAAGTATGCGAGCCTTTTGGCCGAAACTCCAGCCAAGCCGGTGAAGGTGAAAAAGCTGGACGACGAAGATTTGAAGCCCAAGAGCAAGGCCGTGCCAATAGTGATTGTGGTGCTTGGACTGGCATTTGTGGTCGGGTCTCATTTTTTGAAGGATTTGGGCAATGCCGAGGCAGTTGCTGAGCAGCCCAAGGCAACTGTGGTCGAAGAACCGGTTGCTGCCGAGACTCCCGAAATGCCCGAGGGCGCCGAGGCGGTTCCCGCCGATTCGCTGCAGGTGGATTTTGCCGCGGTGGATTCTGTGAAGAAGGCTTCCGATAGCACGGTGACGCAGGCGCAGGTGGACGAAGCGATAAAGAAGTCGGACCTTCCTGAATCGGCGACGATTTTTATCTCGTCGACTTCGACCAAGAAGGACAGTGCCGAAGTGAAGCCTGTCTCGAACCACGGCAAGACGAAGTTTGAACTGATCGCCTCCGGTGAAATGCGCACCTGGGTTGGCCTCAAGCGCCACGAAGACGACGGCGCCTTTTTGAAAGAGGCTAACCTTGCCAAGGCGGGCGTCAAGATGGTCTACAACTCTAGTGATACTTTGTATGTAGTCATCGGCGAACCGCGTGCCATTTCGAAACTGATTCTCAACGGGGTCGAAACGCCGCTCCCCGAGATGAAGTTTGGCCGCGTGACCCGCTTTACTGTTTATGACGGTGCCATTCTTCCAGTAGGAACAAACTAA
- the hisB gene encoding imidazoleglycerol-phosphate dehydratase HisB, with translation MRSAKITRKTGETDIELSLNLDEASRGKVDSGNAFLDHMLDLFQVHGGFHLDLTCKGDTAVDMHHSMEDIGIVLGQALVECLGDKKGIERYGFYFVPMDEALSRVCIDFSNRIGFVWNVNLPAAMAGGIEASMFEHFFKTVCENARMNLHVELFYGNDNHHCLESIFKAFARSVAMAVAPSRNLKGVPSSKGVL, from the coding sequence ATGCGCAGTGCAAAAATTACCAGAAAGACCGGCGAGACCGACATTGAACTCTCTTTGAACCTGGACGAGGCGAGCCGCGGCAAGGTGGATTCGGGGAACGCCTTTTTGGACCACATGCTGGACTTGTTCCAGGTGCACGGCGGGTTCCATTTGGACTTGACCTGCAAGGGCGACACTGCCGTTGACATGCACCACAGCATGGAAGACATTGGCATTGTGCTTGGACAGGCGCTTGTGGAGTGCCTGGGCGACAAGAAGGGCATTGAACGCTACGGCTTTTACTTTGTGCCGATGGACGAGGCTTTGAGCCGTGTGTGTATTGACTTTAGCAACCGCATAGGCTTTGTGTGGAACGTGAATCTCCCGGCCGCCATGGCGGGTGGCATCGAGGCCAGCATGTTCGAGCACTTCTTTAAGACGGTCTGCGAGAACGCCCGCATGAACTTGCATGTGGAATTGTTCTACGGTAATGATAACCACCACTGCCTCGAGAGCATTTTCAAGGCGTTCGCCCGCTCTGTGGCGATGGCTGTTGCCCCGAGCCGCAACCTGAAGGGCGTGCCCAGTAGCAAGGGCGTGCTGTAG
- a CDS encoding type B 50S ribosomal protein L31 yields the protein MKEGIHPNYQPVVFVDANTGKEYITRSTKSSAEKKTIDGVEYSVISLEITADTHPFWTGKQHRVDTAGRIDRFNKRFAGNITGAKRKTRKVVPAKAEEA from the coding sequence ATGAAAGAAGGTATCCACCCTAACTATCAACCGGTCGTGTTCGTCGATGCGAATACGGGTAAAGAATACATCACCCGCTCCACGAAGTCTTCCGCCGAAAAGAAGACTATCGATGGTGTTGAATATAGCGTAATTTCCCTGGAAATTACGGCTGATACCCATCCGTTCTGGACGGGTAAGCAGCATCGCGTGGATACGGCAGGCCGTATCGACCGCTTCAACAAGCGTTTTGCTGGCAACATCACTGGCGCCAAGCGCAAGACCCGCAAGGTTGTGCCCGCCAAGGCTGAAGAAGCATAA
- a CDS encoding nucleoside triphosphate pyrophosphatase: MKVDLILASGSPRRREILTKIGVEFRVVVSGDEEHPKSKNPLDFPRENAAAKALAVSKKEPGAVVLGYDTLVFLDGVPLGKPKDEADALEMLNKLNGKAHKVITGVAIAKNGQVVDAQQEETRVYFRNNTLQELKDYVNSKDPLDKAGAYGIQTQGARLISRIEGCYYNVVGLPVARTLDMLGKFKG, encoded by the coding sequence ATGAAGGTAGATTTAATACTGGCGAGCGGTTCTCCGAGGCGCCGCGAAATACTGACAAAAATTGGCGTTGAATTCCGCGTGGTGGTGAGCGGCGACGAGGAGCACCCGAAATCCAAAAATCCCCTGGACTTCCCTAGGGAAAATGCGGCGGCGAAGGCCCTGGCGGTCTCGAAAAAGGAGCCGGGTGCCGTAGTGCTCGGCTATGACACCCTGGTGTTCCTGGACGGGGTCCCCCTGGGTAAGCCGAAGGACGAGGCGGACGCCCTCGAAATGTTAAATAAACTAAACGGGAAAGCGCACAAAGTAATCACTGGAGTGGCGATTGCGAAAAACGGGCAAGTCGTTGATGCTCAACAAGAAGAAACAAGGGTATATTTTAGAAACAACACATTACAAGAGCTCAAAGATTATGTAAATTCTAAGGACCCGCTAGACAAAGCCGGAGCTTACGGCATCCAAACTCAGGGTGCGAGGCTCATCAGCCGAATCGAGGGGTGCTACTACAATGTGGTTGGGCTCCCGGTGGCCCGTACATTGGATATGTTGGGAAAGTTTAAAGGGTAG
- a CDS encoding S41 family peptidase — MKNLVKASLVAAMLAAPLMADESFGGIGITIYQVKDGVHVAEVIPGTPAAETKLQAGDVITAVDGVALAGHDIDFSKDQLRGQVNKPLEITYISEGETYTATLRRAQITVKDLNNKDVSAWYGDKAELNAQELETFASAKVNDKQLVAVLNRGSLVKEDARVATADFNGIYVEKAEQFGPKVQTNNVVRNNDIALRGFTRKAVSYSVKTPGKTVVTIMNADGEQVARLVNDGALAGINTVAWDASNIPSGRYMVSIDHNGSVSGKFAILK; from the coding sequence ATGAAGAATCTTGTGAAGGCTTCTCTTGTGGCGGCGATGCTTGCCGCCCCCCTCATGGCCGATGAATCTTTCGGCGGTATCGGTATCACCATTTACCAGGTCAAGGATGGTGTACATGTGGCCGAGGTCATCCCGGGCACTCCGGCTGCCGAGACCAAGCTCCAGGCTGGCGACGTGATTACCGCCGTGGATGGTGTCGCCCTTGCCGGTCACGACATCGATTTTTCGAAGGACCAACTCCGTGGGCAGGTCAACAAGCCCCTCGAAATCACTTACATTAGCGAAGGCGAAACCTATACCGCCACCCTCCGCCGTGCCCAGATCACTGTGAAGGACCTGAACAACAAGGACGTGTCGGCCTGGTACGGCGACAAGGCCGAGCTCAACGCCCAGGAACTGGAGACCTTTGCCAGCGCCAAGGTGAACGACAAACAGCTGGTGGCCGTGCTCAACAGGGGTAGCCTCGTTAAGGAAGATGCCCGTGTGGCGACGGCGGACTTCAACGGCATTTATGTGGAGAAGGCTGAACAGTTTGGACCCAAGGTGCAAACGAACAACGTTGTGCGCAATAACGACATCGCCCTCCGCGGCTTTACCCGCAAGGCGGTGAGCTACAGCGTTAAGACCCCGGGCAAGACTGTGGTGACTATCATGAACGCCGACGGCGAACAGGTGGCTAGGCTCGTGAATGACGGCGCCCTCGCCGGCATCAACACCGTCGCCTGGGACGCCTCCAACATCCCGAGCGGTCGCTATATGGTGAGCATTGACCATAACGGCTCTGTGAGCGGCAAGTTTGCTATCTTGAAGTAA
- a CDS encoding putative LPS assembly protein LptD, producing the protein MILSRTHRLLWAVLVFLLALIAAPSVHGQELTRFELEEREQVEEDTTEVDWMNDTTGTDTIEYRAVDLVYDVEKSTFNLNNSAQLKYRTATLDADTILFDQENEVLVAAGEPVLRETKNPSLSGMRLKYNMKNRIGEIYYATTYQDNQQLNGMEVRRLPDTRLQIARGDFSTCNDSTHQHFYFYGRRMVVKPKETITARPVVLNIADVPVAVLPMIVAPLKSGRKSGLLTPKFGGDQVQGYYMSNLGFYYAPNDYWDATLKGDIIEGEEARFERSTMTGEVRYKKRYVLDGNVSYTSYLEEFDLANSGYDINFAHNQNLTPDGKHTLSGSGSFVSSQSVRKDNALEAETILNQQANAQLTYSGRFSNNKSLTVKARQQHNLVTDLMEREIPDIQYRQSGPLFTFEYDEDEMAAEDGSIETYLEKFNYSFTNRFNYYTRRAQDTINEIDTTAEYVGYTGTYTLDYSGSLFDVINLTPRASFTGYWTGTGWINPNDSAKYRKRYMSLDPEHDEYGQVAYNHNYSITADTKLYGIWVPEIGRFTGLRHVLSPSVSYTYAPEIDTVKKFAPHPLLGQTPYQIEQKTIGLGLNNDFDIKYLKVRGYKPDTTKGDTAKAVDDQYGNRRLFTTRHNVSYNFAADSLQWSDITSSFGLQVLPDYMFTVNTRHSVYHRFTDEPTKAQFPELTYYSYELSRSFHWSGNFNAGLPSQMGKYEMLKWSFGLDYRYTFSSTRVAKDLFQDNISHSTGLNATFQPTVNWEMSYSTRYDYNEGKFVTHNFTFNRTLHCWQLDFTWTPTGPAAGWSFAIYVRDLPDLKLNMGSTETD; encoded by the coding sequence GTGATTTTATCTAGAACCCATAGGCTCCTGTGGGCCGTTTTGGTGTTTTTACTGGCGCTTATCGCTGCTCCTTCCGTGCACGGACAGGAGCTTACCCGCTTTGAACTCGAAGAACGCGAACAGGTCGAAGAAGACACCACCGAGGTGGACTGGATGAACGATACCACGGGGACCGATACCATCGAGTACCGTGCCGTGGACCTGGTGTACGACGTGGAAAAGTCCACCTTCAACCTGAACAACAGTGCCCAGCTCAAGTATCGCACGGCGACCCTCGATGCCGACACCATCCTCTTTGACCAGGAGAACGAGGTGCTGGTGGCGGCGGGCGAGCCGGTTTTGCGCGAGACCAAGAACCCCTCGCTTTCGGGTATGCGGCTCAAGTACAACATGAAGAACCGCATAGGCGAGATTTACTACGCGACGACCTACCAAGACAACCAGCAGCTGAACGGCATGGAGGTGCGGCGCCTGCCCGACACGCGCCTGCAAATTGCCCGCGGCGATTTTAGCACCTGTAACGATTCCACGCACCAGCACTTCTATTTTTATGGCCGCCGCATGGTGGTTAAGCCCAAGGAGACCATCACGGCGCGACCCGTGGTGCTGAACATCGCCGATGTGCCGGTGGCAGTACTCCCCATGATTGTGGCACCACTCAAGAGCGGGCGCAAGTCGGGCCTTTTGACGCCCAAGTTCGGCGGAGACCAGGTGCAGGGTTACTACATGAGCAACTTGGGCTTTTATTACGCCCCCAACGATTACTGGGACGCGACCCTCAAGGGCGACATTATCGAGGGCGAGGAGGCGCGGTTCGAGCGCTCGACCATGACGGGCGAGGTGCGCTACAAAAAGCGCTACGTGCTTGACGGTAACGTGAGCTACACGAGCTACCTCGAGGAGTTCGACCTCGCGAACAGCGGCTACGACATCAACTTTGCGCACAACCAGAACCTGACTCCCGACGGCAAGCACACGTTGAGCGGCTCGGGCTCTTTTGTAAGCAGCCAAAGCGTGCGTAAGGACAATGCCCTCGAGGCCGAGACGATTTTGAACCAGCAGGCGAACGCGCAGCTGACCTACTCGGGAAGGTTCAGCAACAACAAGAGCCTCACGGTCAAGGCGAGGCAACAGCACAACCTGGTGACCGACCTCATGGAACGCGAAATCCCCGACATTCAGTACCGGCAGAGCGGTCCCTTGTTCACCTTTGAGTACGACGAGGACGAGATGGCTGCCGAGGACGGCTCCATCGAGACTTACCTCGAAAAGTTCAATTACAGCTTTACGAACCGCTTCAACTACTACACGCGCCGAGCCCAGGACACTATCAACGAGATTGACACGACGGCGGAGTACGTGGGCTACACGGGAACCTACACCCTGGATTACTCGGGCTCGCTCTTTGACGTGATCAACTTGACGCCACGCGCTTCGTTCACCGGCTACTGGACCGGGACGGGCTGGATCAACCCGAATGATTCTGCAAAGTACCGCAAGCGTTACATGAGCCTGGACCCGGAGCACGACGAGTACGGCCAGGTCGCCTACAACCACAATTACAGCATTACCGCCGATACCAAGCTCTACGGTATTTGGGTGCCCGAGATAGGACGCTTTACTGGACTTCGCCACGTGCTCTCGCCAAGCGTTTCGTACACGTATGCGCCCGAGATAGATACGGTCAAAAAGTTCGCGCCGCACCCCTTGCTGGGGCAGACGCCGTACCAGATTGAGCAGAAGACGATCGGCCTCGGGCTGAACAACGACTTCGACATCAAGTACCTCAAGGTGCGGGGGTACAAGCCCGACACCACGAAGGGCGACACCGCGAAGGCGGTGGACGACCAGTACGGGAACCGCCGCCTCTTTACGACGCGCCACAACGTGTCGTATAATTTTGCCGCCGATTCGCTCCAGTGGTCCGACATCACGTCGAGCTTTGGCTTGCAGGTGTTGCCCGACTACATGTTCACGGTGAATACCCGCCACAGCGTTTACCACAGGTTCACTGACGAGCCCACCAAGGCGCAGTTCCCCGAGCTCACGTACTACAGCTACGAACTCTCGCGCAGCTTCCACTGGAGCGGTAACTTTAATGCGGGGCTCCCCTCGCAAATGGGCAAGTACGAGATGCTCAAGTGGTCGTTCGGGCTGGATTACCGCTACACGTTCTCGAGCACGCGCGTGGCGAAGGACTTGTTCCAAGACAACATCAGCCACTCGACGGGACTCAACGCCACGTTCCAGCCCACGGTGAACTGGGAGATGAGCTACAGCACCCGTTACGATTACAACGAAGGCAAGTTCGTGACACACAACTTTACCTTCAACAGGACTTTGCACTGCTGGCAGCTCGACTTCACGTGGACCCCGACGGGCCCTGCTGCGGGTTGGAGCTTTGCCATTTATGTGCGTGACTTGCCCGATCTCAAGTTGAACATGGGCAGCACGGAGACGGATTGA